The following coding sequences lie in one Flavobacterium cyclinae genomic window:
- the cas2 gene encoding CRISPR-associated endonuclease Cas2 encodes MYDEQYTRLNQYRSLWILVFFDLPTETRKERKIASTFRKNLLDDGFSMFQFSIYMRFCASKENAEVHTKRIKNKLPEHGKIGVMQITDKQFGMMELFYGKKQIETDKPSQQLELF; translated from the coding sequence ATGTATGACGAACAATATACCCGTTTAAATCAATATAGGAGTTTGTGGATATTAGTATTTTTTGATTTACCAACCGAAACACGCAAAGAGCGTAAAATTGCCAGTACATTTCGCAAGAACTTATTGGACGATGGCTTTTCTATGTTCCAATTTTCAATTTATATGCGATTTTGTGCTAGTAAAGAAAATGCAGAAGTACATACCAAACGAATAAAAAATAAATTACCCGAACATGGCAAAATTGGCGTAATGCAAATCACCGACAAGCAATTTGGAATGATGGAGCTTTTCTATGGAAAAAAACAAATAGAAACAGATAAACCTTCTCAACAATTGGAATTATTTTAG